In Silene latifolia isolate original U9 population chromosome 3, ASM4854445v1, whole genome shotgun sequence, a single window of DNA contains:
- the LOC141647908 gene encoding uncharacterized protein LOC141647908: MLVRVVWLVVNIVLVWSLGAIAQNEYMIYKDPQQPAAARVKDLLSRMTLEEKIGQMTQIDRTLATANSMKTYSIGSVLSGGGSTPLPEATAQDWMNMVDNFQKEALSSRLGIPMIYGIDAVHGHNNVYNATIFPHNVGLGATRDPDLVKRIGAATALEVRATGIQYTFAPCIAVCRDPRWGRCYESYSEDHTIVQGMTEIINGLQGESPRKGLPYVGGKDKVAACAKHFVGDGGTTRGVNEANTIIDSHDLLSIHMPAYSDAISKGVSTVMISYSSWNGVKMHADREMISGYLKGTLNFKGFVISDWQGIDRITTPPGINYTYSVLAGIQAGIDMVMVPYNYTGFIDDLTYLVKNNFIPMDRIDDAVSRILLVKFTMGLFENPFGDPSLVNELGSQAHRDLAREAVRKSLVLLKNGKSGEAALLPLPKRVPKILVAGDFADNLGYQCGGWTINWQGFTDNKSTKGTTILTAIKAAVDPSTQVVYGANPTNDYVKSNNFTYAIIVVGELPYAETAGDSETLTLADPGPNVINNVCVTLKCVVIVISGRPLVIEPYIATMDALIAAWLPGTEGQGVADVLFGDYEFTGKLARTWFRTVNQLPMNFGDENYDPLFPLGYGLTKVSLVTRSISAASDSDSRICILTIAISLFITFIYSKVLTSI, from the exons ATgttggtgagggtagtttggtTAGTGGTTAACATTGTGTTAGTATGGAGTTTGGGGGCGATTGCGCAAAATGAGTATATGATATACAAGGATCCTCAACAACCAGCTGCTGCTCGTGTAAAGGATCTTTTGAGCAGAATGACATTGGAGGAGAAGATTGGTCAGATGACTCAGATTGACCGAACTTTGGCTACTGCTAATTCAATGAAGACTTACTCTATTG GAAGTGTGTTGAGTGGTGGCGGCAGCACGCCTTTGCCAGAAGCAACTGCTCAAGATTGGATGAATATGGTTGATAATTTTCAAAAGGAAGCCTTATCCAGTCGTTTGGGCATCCCCATGATTTATGGAATAGATGCTGTCCATGGGCACAACAATGTTTATAATGCTACAATATTCCCGCATAATGTTGGTCTGGGTGCTACCAG GGACCCTGATCTCGTAAAGAGAATAGGTGCAGCAACAGCTCTTGAAGTTAGAGCTACTGGAATTCAGTATACTTTTGCTCCTTGCATAGCA GTATGTAGAGATCCAAGATGGGGTCGTTGTTATGAAAGTTACAGTGAGGATCACACTATTGTCCAGGGAATGACTGAAATTATCAATGGGTTACAAGGAGAAAGTCCTCGCAAGGGACTTCCATATGTTGGTGGAAA GGACAAGGTTGCTGCTTGTGCAAAGCATTTTGTCGGAGATGGTGGGACAACGAGAGGAGTCAATGAGGCTAACACTATAATTGATTCGCATGACTTGCTTAGCATTCACATGCCTGCATATTCTGATGCTATCAGTAAAGGCGTATCTACTGTCATGATTTCCTACTCCAGTTGGAACGGTGTTAAGATGCATGCCGATCGTGAAATGATTAGTGGATATCTCAAGGGCACCCTTAACTTTAAG GGTTTTGTCATCTCGGATTGGCAAGGTATTGACCGAATAACTACGCCACCTGGTATCAACTACACATACTCCGTTCTGGCTGGAATACAAGCTGGCATAGACATG GTAATGGTCCCATACAACTACACTGGCTTCATAGATGATCTTACCTaccttgtgaagaacaacttcATCCCAATGGATCGTATTGATGACGCTGTGTCTAGGATTTTGCTAGTTAAGTTCACGATGGGTCTTTTCGAGAACCCCTTTGGCGATCCTAGTCTTGTGAATGAACTTGGAAGTCAG GCCCACAGAGACTTGGCTAGAGAAGCTGTGAGAAAATCACTTGTACTTCTAAAGAATGGTAAAAGTGGAGAAGCTGCATTGCTTCCCCTTCCTAAACGTGTACCCAAAATACTAGTTGCTGGTGATTTTGCTGATAATTTGGGTTATCAGTGTGGAGGATGGACAATTAATTGGCAGGGATTTACCGACAACAAGTCTACAAAAG GAACTACCATTCTTACTGCAATAAAAGCTGCAGTTGATCCAAGCACCCAAGTTGTGTACGGAGCAAACCCGACTAATGACTATGTCAAATCCAACAACTTTACATATGCTATTATCGTCGTTGGGGAACTCCCTTATGCAGAGACTGCGGGAGACAGTGAGACCCTCACACTTGCAGATCCAGGCCCAAACGTCATTAATAATGTATGTGTGACCCTCAAGTGTGTGGTCATAGTCATATCAGGCAGGCCTCTTGTGATAGAGCCATACATTGCTACAATGGATGCTCTAATTGCAGCGTGGTTGCCTGGGACTGAAGGTCAAGGAGTAGCAGATGTTTTGTTCGGCGATTATGAATTTACTGGCAAGCTAGCAAGAACATGGTTTAGGACGGTGAATCAGCTTCCCATGAACTTTGGAGATGAAAATTATGACCCTCTCTTTCCCTTGGGGTACGGACTAACAAAGGTGTCGCTTGTGACAAG ATCGATATCAGCAGCTTCGGATTCGGATTCAAGAATATGCATTCTTACGATTGCCATTTCTTTATTCATTACTTTTATATATTCAAAAGTATTGACATCAATTTAG